One region of Pyramidobacter sp. YE332 genomic DNA includes:
- a CDS encoding ABC transporter permease produces MLKYTLRRLILLVPVLAGVALLVFTLLYITPGDPARMALGEDAPQEAVEQFRKNYGLDDPFFVQFGRYCYKALLHGDIGNSYVTKSSVSEEIMTRFPTTLKLAFWAVVLGVALGLPFGIICAIRQYSIFDSVSMVLALIGVAMPNFWLGVLLILLFSVKLNWLPPSGFTTFAEMAMPVFTLSGGTLAVITRMTRSSMLEVIKSDYVRTARAKGQRESVIIWRHALPNALIPILTIVGMQFGGLLSGAILTETVFSIPGVGRLMVESIKMRDFPVVQGGVLYIALVFCFINLAVDLLYAWVDPRIKAKYR; encoded by the coding sequence ATGCTCAAGTACACGTTGCGAAGGCTTATTCTGCTTGTTCCCGTGCTGGCGGGGGTAGCGCTGCTGGTCTTTACGCTGCTCTACATCACGCCCGGCGATCCGGCGCGCATGGCTCTGGGAGAGGACGCGCCGCAGGAGGCGGTCGAGCAGTTCCGCAAAAATTACGGGCTTGACGATCCGTTTTTCGTGCAGTTCGGGCGCTACTGCTACAAGGCGCTGCTCCACGGCGACATCGGCAATTCCTACGTCACGAAGTCTTCGGTGAGCGAGGAGATCATGACCCGCTTCCCCACCACGTTGAAGCTGGCGTTTTGGGCGGTTGTGCTCGGCGTGGCGCTGGGGCTGCCGTTCGGCATCATCTGCGCGATCCGACAGTATTCGATCTTCGACTCGGTCTCGATGGTTCTGGCGCTGATCGGGGTGGCCATGCCCAACTTCTGGCTGGGGGTCCTGCTGATCCTGCTCTTCTCGGTCAAGCTGAACTGGCTGCCGCCTTCCGGCTTCACGACGTTCGCCGAAATGGCGATGCCCGTCTTCACGCTCTCGGGCGGCACGCTGGCCGTGATCACGCGCATGACGCGTTCCAGCATGCTCGAGGTCATCAAGTCGGATTACGTGCGCACGGCGCGCGCCAAGGGGCAGCGTGAGTCGGTGATCATCTGGCGCCACGCGCTGCCGAACGCGCTGATCCCGATTTTGACGATCGTCGGCATGCAGTTCGGCGGCCTTCTGAGCGGCGCGATCCTGACGGAAACGGTGTTTTCCATTCCCGGCGTCGGCCGTCTGATGGTGGAGTCGATCAAGATGCGCGACTTCCCCGTGGTTCAGGGCGGCGTGCTGTACATCGCGCTGGTTTTCTGTTTCATCAATCTGGCCGTGGATCTTCTGTACGCTTGGGTCGATCCGCGCATCAAGGCAAAGTACCGCTAA
- a CDS encoding serine hydrolase domain-containing protein — translation MTDPFRTKESAFCDYAEQIITAHRARGLAVAVVDRSGTAYQRFFGFRDAARRLPVGENTIFGLASVTKSFTALALMQLAEQGLVDLQVPASAYCPEFKNGGQAPVSVAHFLSHSGGYFPMPRALLPDLLKKLGVDPRSQETAYDDRVAQAAVEQVARGLDAPAPRLGRPGEYMSYCNDGYGILSDIVRRCGGEGSYARYVERRILGPLGMGRSTCEFLRPSEDADTSLLYSDDLGVSEGDRDFYRSAFVLNGGGAMKSTLADLKKYLRMYLNGGRGEAGAIVAERSVRDMVSPRVAAKHHQFYGYGLSVGFMRDLTVYRHGGSLPGVSSHIAWSPELDRGVIVLCNTQNVPVSLIADALLRIAAGWEPPPEDLWTDCPWEPEVIEAACGHYRSGEGAKVTIEKDGRGISVLNDGKPMSVRMVRGRMALLRSGFAVSELRPCFNENGAVWALRLNDRIVPKVG, via the coding sequence ATGACAGATCCTTTTCGGACGAAAGAGTCCGCTTTCTGCGACTATGCGGAACAAATCATAACGGCTCATCGCGCCCGCGGCCTTGCCGTCGCCGTCGTCGATCGGAGCGGTACGGCCTATCAGAGATTTTTCGGCTTCCGCGACGCGGCGCGCCGCCTGCCCGTCGGCGAGAACACGATCTTCGGCCTGGCCTCGGTGACCAAGTCTTTCACCGCGCTGGCGCTGATGCAGCTGGCGGAGCAAGGGCTCGTCGATCTGCAGGTGCCGGCGTCCGCCTACTGCCCGGAATTCAAAAACGGCGGGCAAGCGCCCGTGAGCGTGGCGCACTTCCTCAGCCACAGCGGCGGCTATTTCCCCATGCCGCGAGCGCTGCTGCCCGACCTCCTGAAAAAACTGGGCGTCGATCCGCGCTCGCAGGAAACGGCTTACGACGACCGCGTCGCCCAGGCGGCGGTCGAACAGGTCGCGCGCGGTCTGGACGCGCCGGCGCCGCGGCTGGGACGCCCCGGCGAATACATGAGCTACTGCAACGACGGCTACGGCATCCTCAGCGACATCGTCCGCCGCTGCGGCGGCGAAGGATCGTACGCCCGCTACGTGGAACGCCGCATCCTCGGGCCGCTCGGCATGGGCCGGAGCACCTGCGAGTTCCTGCGTCCCTCCGAAGACGCCGACACGTCGCTGCTGTACAGCGACGATCTCGGCGTGAGCGAAGGCGACCGCGACTTTTACCGCAGCGCCTTCGTCCTCAACGGCGGCGGCGCGATGAAATCCACGCTGGCCGACCTGAAAAAATATCTGCGCATGTACCTCAACGGCGGCCGCGGCGAAGCGGGCGCGATCGTCGCGGAACGGAGCGTCCGCGACATGGTAAGCCCCCGCGTGGCGGCGAAGCATCATCAGTTCTACGGCTACGGGCTGAGCGTCGGCTTCATGCGCGACCTCACGGTGTACCGCCACGGCGGCAGCCTGCCCGGCGTTTCCTCGCACATCGCCTGGTCGCCGGAACTCGACCGGGGTGTGATCGTGCTGTGCAACACGCAGAACGTCCCCGTCTCCCTGATTGCCGACGCGCTGCTCAGGATCGCCGCCGGCTGGGAGCCGCCGCCGGAAGACCTCTGGACCGACTGTCCCTGGGAACCGGAAGTTATCGAAGCGGCCTGCGGGCATTACCGCTCCGGCGAAGGCGCGAAAGTCACCATCGAAAAGGACGGCCGCGGCATTTCCGTCCTCAACGACGGCAAACCGATGAGCGTACGCATGGTGCGCGGCCGCATGGCCCTGCTGCGCAGCGGCTTCGCCGTGTCGGAGCTGCGCCCCTGCTTCAACGAAAACGGCGCCGTCTGGGCCCTGCGCCTGAACGACCGCATCGTGCCGAAAGTCGGCTGA
- a CDS encoding ABC transporter substrate-binding protein, which translates to MKLKRYSVLCAVLALGLMFCGAAAAVPEDTITVGMAADAKSLDPQMTNDTTSSTYMIQMYEPLIEIGSDKKLLPCLAESWKQLDDLTYEITLRKGVKFHNGAEVTADDAVFTLNRMTTPAAAAVKSYGANIDASGLKVVDRYTFQVKASSPMAGFLSYLTHSSAYILCKAAVEAAGDDYAKHPIGTGPFKFVEMLKGDHVSYERFEDYWGTKPRYKKLLIRTIPEATSRVIELETGNVDIAYAIPNNDFKRLQDEGKVAVYNKPGLSITYMGFNTQTPPFDNPKVRKAITIAIDREGALDVVYKGLGRVPTSPLIPVNNYFPDPVPVEYDPDKAEKMLEEAGVKDLEFTIYTNENKQRKDYAEVIQAMLGDLGITVKIQVLEWGTFLEQLKGGKLPVFMIGWAADNVNPDPDAYIKAAMHSKFAGPSNRVWLKDALVDELLDKGTVTPDGPERAEIYKKFCDRVNELNPWCYLAIADTLYGANKNLKGVENFYRGSINRLDRIYYE; encoded by the coding sequence ATGAAGTTGAAGAGGTATTCCGTTTTGTGCGCCGTACTTGCGTTGGGTCTGATGTTCTGCGGCGCGGCCGCGGCCGTTCCCGAGGACACGATCACGGTGGGCATGGCGGCCGACGCCAAGTCGCTGGATCCGCAGATGACCAACGACACCACGTCGAGCACCTACATGATCCAGATGTACGAACCGCTGATCGAGATCGGCAGCGACAAGAAGCTGCTTCCCTGTTTGGCCGAGAGTTGGAAACAGCTCGACGATCTGACCTACGAAATCACGCTGCGCAAAGGCGTCAAGTTTCACAACGGCGCCGAAGTGACCGCCGACGACGCCGTGTTCACCCTGAACCGCATGACCACGCCCGCGGCGGCGGCGGTCAAGTCCTACGGCGCGAACATCGACGCTTCAGGCCTGAAAGTCGTCGACCGCTACACCTTCCAGGTGAAGGCAAGTTCTCCGATGGCTGGCTTCCTGTCCTATCTGACCCATTCGTCGGCCTATATCCTCTGCAAGGCCGCGGTCGAAGCCGCCGGGGACGATTACGCCAAGCACCCGATCGGCACCGGCCCCTTCAAGTTCGTGGAAATGCTCAAGGGCGATCACGTGTCCTATGAGCGTTTCGAGGACTACTGGGGAACCAAGCCCCGCTACAAGAAACTGCTGATCCGCACGATCCCCGAGGCCACCAGCCGCGTCATCGAGCTTGAGACCGGCAACGTCGACATCGCCTACGCCATTCCCAACAACGATTTCAAACGCCTTCAGGACGAAGGCAAGGTCGCCGTGTACAACAAGCCCGGCCTTTCCATCACCTACATGGGCTTCAACACGCAGACGCCCCCGTTCGACAACCCCAAAGTCCGCAAGGCCATCACCATCGCCATCGACCGCGAGGGCGCGCTCGACGTCGTTTACAAGGGACTGGGACGCGTGCCCACCAGCCCGTTGATCCCCGTGAACAATTATTTCCCCGATCCCGTGCCGGTGGAATACGATCCCGACAAGGCCGAAAAGATGCTTGAAGAAGCCGGCGTCAAGGATCTCGAGTTCACCATCTACACCAACGAGAACAAACAGCGCAAGGATTACGCCGAAGTCATCCAGGCCATGCTGGGCGATCTGGGCATCACCGTCAAGATCCAGGTCCTCGAGTGGGGCACCTTCCTCGAACAGCTCAAAGGCGGCAAGCTGCCCGTCTTCATGATCGGCTGGGCCGCCGACAACGTCAATCCCGATCCCGATGCCTACATCAAGGCCGCCATGCACTCCAAGTTCGCCGGTCCCTCCAACCGCGTCTGGCTGAAGGACGCGCTGGTCGACGAGCTGCTCGACAAGGGCACCGTCACGCCCGACGGCCCGGAGCGCGCGGAAATCTACAAGAAATTCTGCGACCGCGTCAACGAGCTGAATCCCTGGTGCTATCTGGCCATCGCCGACACCCTGTATGGCGCGAACAAGAACCTGAAGGGCGTGGAAAATTTCTATCGCGGTTCGATCAACCGTCTGGACCGCATCTATTACGAATAA
- a CDS encoding MATE family efflux transporter, whose product MNLERDNIVRLIFYYSVPATVGMLVNAVYNLADRIFVSYAVGAEAFSSMSVASAVFLVLQAFGVWIGIGAASLIAIKMGERQQQRVEELIGGALVALAATSAIVFLGVSAFLDEVLYFFGASGSTIPYGREYLTVIARGLPLMITGTGLYHINRVIGFPGKAMLCTAASALLNVFLDFIFLFPFGMGIGGAALATVISQFVLLLCMLRLLSKKAKSCRVDPKGLRLKCRDVLDIYIAGLSTFFTQVVSSLIAAAANNQLLRYENYFAVGAYGAINITYSIVLMPVFGIGQGSQPIIGYNYGARAYARARETLYKSMFLAFVIGIGGWLLFHLRAAAIMSVITNGDGRIMPYAADGLEKLTLLFPLATVQAVGQVYFQSIGKPKRTLLLSVLRQTVFLIPMLYILPKFCGTDGVWYAIPVAEFLSLLCTGSFIAVENYRMKKYLG is encoded by the coding sequence ATGAATCTGGAGAGAGACAATATCGTCAGGTTGATATTTTATTACTCTGTGCCGGCGACAGTAGGCATGCTTGTCAATGCCGTCTATAACCTAGCGGACAGAATATTCGTAAGCTACGCCGTCGGCGCGGAGGCTTTTTCGAGCATGAGCGTCGCTAGCGCGGTCTTTTTGGTGCTTCAGGCTTTCGGCGTATGGATTGGCATCGGCGCGGCCTCTCTCATCGCGATCAAAATGGGAGAAAGACAGCAGCAGCGGGTCGAGGAACTGATCGGCGGCGCGCTGGTCGCCCTGGCGGCGACCTCGGCCATCGTCTTCTTGGGCGTATCCGCATTTCTTGACGAAGTGCTGTATTTTTTCGGCGCCAGCGGCAGCACCATCCCCTACGGCAGAGAGTATCTGACGGTGATCGCGCGGGGCCTGCCGCTGATGATCACAGGCACGGGACTGTATCACATAAACAGGGTGATCGGCTTTCCGGGGAAAGCGATGCTGTGCACGGCCGCCAGCGCGCTGCTCAACGTTTTCCTTGACTTCATTTTTCTCTTTCCTTTCGGCATGGGGATCGGCGGCGCGGCGCTGGCCACGGTGATCTCGCAGTTCGTGCTGCTGCTGTGCATGCTCCGGCTCCTGTCGAAAAAGGCGAAGTCGTGCCGCGTCGATCCGAAAGGTCTGAGACTGAAGTGTCGCGACGTGCTGGACATATACATCGCGGGACTCTCCACGTTTTTCACTCAGGTCGTCTCCTCGCTGATCGCCGCGGCTGCGAACAATCAACTGCTGCGCTACGAAAACTATTTTGCCGTCGGCGCTTACGGCGCCATAAACATCACGTATTCCATCGTTTTGATGCCCGTCTTCGGGATCGGACAGGGCAGTCAGCCGATCATCGGCTACAATTACGGAGCAAGAGCCTACGCGAGGGCCAGAGAAACTCTTTATAAGTCGATGTTCCTCGCCTTCGTCATCGGCATCGGCGGCTGGCTGCTCTTTCATCTTCGGGCCGCGGCAATAATGTCGGTCATCACCAACGGGGACGGACGGATCATGCCTTACGCCGCGGACGGTCTGGAAAAACTGACGCTGCTGTTTCCTCTCGCCACTGTCCAGGCGGTCGGGCAGGTGTATTTTCAGTCGATCGGAAAGCCGAAGAGGACTCTGCTGCTCAGCGTGCTTCGCCAAACCGTCTTCTTGATCCCGATGCTTTACATCCTGCCGAAGTTCTGTGGAACAGACGGCGTTTGGTACGCCATCCCCGTCGCGGAGTTCCTTTCTTTGCTCTGCACGGGCTCTTTTATCGCCGTGGAAAACTATCGGATGAAGAAATACTTGGGCTAG
- a CDS encoding oligopeptide/dipeptide ABC transporter ATP-binding protein, whose product MIGTIEKTDPIVEVKRLKKYFQVSGGLLHAVDDVTLSIPRGKTLGLVGESGCGKSTLGRVVIGLISATGGEIFFNGKDSLKYNPAERTQFRKHAQIVFQDPFSSLNPRMTVSQLIAEPMVINRAYSHRSELDHKVKKLMDTVGLAERLINSFPHELDGGRRQRIGIARALALDPEFIVLDEPVSALDVCIQAQILNLLGELKKERGYTYLFISHNLSVVRYVSDEIAVMYLGQVVEKADNLNLFKDPVHPYTQALLSAIPVARLNRKKNRILLEGDVPSPVNPPQGCRFAGRCAYRQDVCTEQTPELREIEPSHFVACHFARDLRPHA is encoded by the coding sequence ATGATCGGCACAATCGAAAAGACAGACCCCATCGTCGAGGTCAAACGCCTGAAAAAATATTTCCAGGTGTCGGGCGGTCTGCTTCACGCCGTGGACGACGTCACCCTCTCCATTCCCCGCGGCAAGACCCTGGGGCTGGTCGGCGAATCGGGCTGCGGCAAATCGACGCTCGGGCGCGTGGTGATCGGCCTGATCAGCGCCACCGGCGGCGAAATCTTCTTCAACGGCAAGGACTCACTCAAGTACAATCCTGCCGAGCGCACCCAGTTCCGCAAACACGCGCAGATCGTCTTTCAGGATCCTTTTTCCTCGCTGAACCCGCGCATGACCGTCTCGCAGCTGATCGCCGAGCCGATGGTGATCAACAGGGCGTATTCGCACCGCTCCGAGCTGGATCACAAGGTCAAGAAGCTGATGGATACGGTCGGTCTGGCGGAACGCCTGATCAACTCGTTCCCGCACGAGCTGGACGGCGGACGCCGCCAGCGCATCGGCATCGCCCGCGCCCTGGCGCTGGATCCCGAGTTCATCGTGCTGGACGAGCCCGTGTCGGCGCTGGACGTGTGTATTCAGGCCCAGATCCTCAACCTGCTGGGCGAGCTGAAAAAGGAGCGCGGCTACACCTATCTGTTCATCTCCCACAATCTCAGCGTCGTGCGCTACGTTTCCGACGAGATCGCCGTGATGTACCTCGGCCAGGTCGTGGAGAAGGCCGACAATCTCAATCTCTTTAAGGATCCCGTGCATCCCTACACGCAGGCGCTGCTTTCGGCCATTCCCGTGGCGCGCCTGAACCGCAAGAAGAACCGCATCCTTCTCGAAGGCGACGTGCCCAGCCCCGTCAACCCGCCGCAGGGCTGCCGCTTCGCCGGACGCTGCGCCTACCGGCAGGACGTCTGCACGGAACAGACGCCGGAGCTGCGGGAGATCGAGCCGTCTCACTTCGTCGCCTGCCACTTCGCGCGGGATCTGCGGCCTCACGCCTGA
- a CDS encoding ABC transporter permease, whose amino-acid sequence MLLKKNSMLRLTLVRLRRNHLAMIGLAIVLTLIFVAVFADSIAPFKYSRQHLRETLQAPNAKYLLGTDEFGRDVLSRLIYGARVSLQVGLVAVSISLLVGGSLGAVAGFYGGKLDNLIMRLMDVQLAVPSTLLAIAIAAALGPGLFNLMIAVGISSVPRFARLLRASVLSVKEMEFVEAARAMGASDFRIIVLHILPNCCAPLIVQATLSVANAILSSASLSFIGLGIQPPYPEWGGMLSSARDYLRSSPYLSMFPGIAIVVTIIALNFIGDGLRDALDPKQKR is encoded by the coding sequence ATGCTTCTCAAGAAAAACAGCATGCTGCGTCTGACGCTGGTGCGTCTCAGAAGAAACCATCTGGCCATGATCGGCCTGGCGATCGTGCTGACGCTGATCTTCGTGGCCGTTTTCGCCGATTCCATCGCGCCGTTCAAATATTCTCGCCAGCATCTGCGCGAAACGTTGCAGGCGCCGAACGCCAAGTATCTGCTGGGTACCGACGAGTTCGGGCGCGACGTTTTGAGCCGTCTGATCTACGGCGCCCGCGTCTCGTTGCAGGTCGGGCTGGTCGCCGTTTCCATTTCGCTGCTCGTGGGCGGCTCGCTGGGAGCCGTCGCCGGCTTTTACGGCGGCAAGCTCGACAATCTGATCATGCGCCTGATGGACGTGCAGCTGGCCGTGCCTTCCACGCTGCTGGCCATCGCCATCGCGGCGGCGCTGGGGCCGGGGCTGTTCAATCTGATGATCGCCGTCGGCATTTCCTCGGTGCCGCGGTTCGCTCGATTACTGCGCGCCTCGGTGCTTTCGGTCAAGGAGATGGAGTTCGTCGAGGCGGCGCGGGCCATGGGCGCCAGCGATTTCCGCATCATCGTGCTGCATATCCTGCCGAACTGCTGCGCGCCGCTGATCGTCCAGGCGACGCTCAGCGTCGCCAACGCGATCCTGTCCTCGGCGTCGCTGAGCTTCATCGGCCTCGGCATCCAGCCTCCCTATCCCGAATGGGGCGGCATGCTGTCGAGCGCCCGCGACTATCTGCGCAGCAGCCCGTATCTCAGCATGTTCCCCGGCATCGCCATCGTCGTCACGATCATCGCCCTGAACTTCATCGGCGACGGGCTTCGCGACGCGCTGGACCCCAAGCAGAAACGATAA
- a CDS encoding ABC transporter substrate-binding protein, whose translation MNVKPPKTAFFVLLFVFLQTGNIAAAEKELLSVGMPADAKSFDPQMTSDTVSSTYMIQMYEPLFDFSRDKKLIGRLAKSWKKLDPLTYEITLRKGVKFHNGAELTAEDAVFTLHRMTTPKAAAVRAYGANIDPDGFKIVDRYTFRVKTKSPMAAFLSYLNHSSSYVLNKAAVEAEGDDYGRRPIGTGPFKFSETLEGDHVAFERFDDYWDAKPRFKSLIMRTIPEPASRVIELETGNVDLIYDIPNSDFRRLENEGKVKVYHKPGLALTYMGFNTQTPPFDDPRVRRAIALAIDREAALNVVYHGLGVVPSSVLLPIHNYFPAPVPPEYDPDKARKLLEEAGAADLSFTLYTNESKQRRNYAEIIPSMLADVGVTVQINVLEWGSFLEQLKNGNLPVFMIGWGSSVNPDPDAYIKTAMHSRFAGSTNRVCLKDKEVDELLEKGAVTEDGPERAEIYARLCERIDELNPWCCLAIADTLYGANKNLRGANGFYHGTLNPLNTVFYE comes from the coding sequence ATGAACGTGAAACCTCCCAAAACGGCATTCTTCGTACTTCTTTTCGTGTTTCTGCAGACCGGCAATATCGCCGCGGCGGAAAAGGAGCTGCTGTCCGTCGGTATGCCGGCCGACGCGAAGTCTTTCGATCCTCAGATGACCAGCGACACGGTCTCCAGCACTTATATGATCCAGATGTATGAGCCGCTGTTCGATTTTTCCCGCGACAAAAAACTGATCGGCCGCCTCGCCAAGAGCTGGAAAAAGCTGGATCCCCTCACCTACGAGATCACGCTGCGCAAAGGCGTCAAGTTCCACAACGGCGCGGAACTGACCGCGGAAGACGCCGTTTTCACGCTGCACCGCATGACGACGCCCAAAGCCGCGGCGGTCAGGGCCTACGGCGCCAACATCGATCCCGACGGTTTCAAGATCGTCGACAGGTACACGTTCCGGGTTAAAACAAAATCGCCCATGGCGGCTTTTCTTTCCTACCTGAACCACTCCTCCAGTTACGTCCTGAACAAGGCGGCGGTCGAAGCCGAAGGCGACGATTACGGCCGCCGTCCGATCGGGACCGGGCCTTTCAAATTTTCGGAAACGCTGGAAGGCGACCATGTCGCCTTCGAGCGCTTCGACGACTACTGGGACGCGAAGCCACGCTTCAAGAGCCTGATCATGCGCACGATCCCCGAACCAGCCAGCCGTGTGATTGAACTCGAAACGGGCAACGTCGACCTCATCTACGACATCCCCAACAGCGATTTCAGACGCCTTGAAAACGAAGGAAAAGTCAAGGTGTACCACAAGCCCGGGCTGGCGCTGACCTACATGGGATTCAACACGCAGACGCCGCCCTTCGACGACCCGCGGGTCCGCCGCGCCATCGCTCTCGCCATCGACCGCGAAGCCGCTCTGAACGTCGTTTACCACGGGCTCGGCGTCGTGCCGTCTAGCGTGCTGCTGCCGATCCACAACTATTTCCCCGCGCCGGTCCCGCCGGAATACGACCCCGACAAGGCGCGGAAACTCCTCGAAGAAGCGGGCGCGGCCGATTTGTCGTTTACGCTTTACACGAACGAAAGCAAGCAGCGCCGCAACTACGCCGAAATCATCCCGTCCATGCTCGCCGACGTCGGCGTGACCGTGCAGATCAACGTGCTCGAGTGGGGCAGTTTTCTCGAACAGCTGAAAAACGGCAATCTCCCCGTCTTCATGATCGGCTGGGGATCCAGCGTCAATCCCGATCCCGACGCCTACATCAAGACCGCCATGCACTCGCGCTTCGCTGGCTCGACCAACAGAGTTTGTCTGAAGGACAAGGAAGTGGACGAGCTTCTCGAAAAGGGAGCCGTGACCGAGGACGGCCCCGAACGCGCCGAAATCTACGCGCGCCTCTGCGAGCGTATCGACGAGCTGAACCCCTGGTGTTGTCTGGCCATCGCCGACACGCTCTACGGCGCCAATAAAAACCTTAGAGGCGCCAACGGCTTTTACCACGGCACGCTGAACCCGCTGAACACCGTCTTTTACGAGTAA
- a CDS encoding ABC transporter ATP-binding protein has translation MADFQKKLLDIRDLTVQFDTDSGVVHAVNHLNMQLEEGKALGFVGETGAGKTTTALAVLQLIQSPPGEITSGEIWFKGQNVREMTEAELRNMRGREIAMIFQDPMTSLNPIMTVEEQIMEMISLHSDLKGSEVRERALEMMRLVGIRPERAKDYPHQFSGGMRQRVGIAIALACKPSLLIADEPTTALDVTIQAQVLELIKDLQKQVKTSMLLITHDLGIVAETCDSVAIMYAGHLVEYADIQHLYGNPLHPYTQGLFNAVPDLESPIGEKLAVIQGLPPDPTNLPSGCSFSPRCPYAQEECLEKPCGMREIEPGHFIDCYFPHRYEGGSRA, from the coding sequence ATGGCAGACTTTCAGAAAAAACTTCTCGATATCCGCGATCTGACCGTTCAGTTCGACACCGACTCCGGCGTCGTCCACGCCGTCAACCATCTCAACATGCAGCTGGAAGAGGGCAAGGCGCTGGGTTTCGTCGGCGAGACCGGGGCCGGAAAGACGACGACCGCGCTGGCGGTCCTGCAGCTGATCCAGTCACCTCCCGGCGAGATCACCAGCGGCGAGATTTGGTTCAAGGGGCAGAACGTGCGCGAGATGACGGAAGCGGAGCTGCGCAACATGCGCGGCCGCGAGATCGCCATGATCTTCCAGGATCCGATGACATCGTTGAACCCGATCATGACGGTGGAAGAGCAGATCATGGAGATGATCTCGCTCCACTCCGACCTCAAGGGCAGCGAAGTCCGCGAACGGGCGCTGGAAATGATGCGTCTCGTCGGTATCCGTCCCGAACGCGCCAAAGACTATCCGCACCAGTTCTCCGGCGGCATGCGCCAGCGCGTCGGCATCGCCATCGCTCTGGCCTGCAAGCCCAGTCTGCTGATCGCCGACGAGCCGACGACGGCGCTCGACGTGACGATCCAGGCGCAGGTGCTGGAGCTGATCAAAGACCTGCAGAAACAGGTCAAGACTTCCATGCTGCTGATCACTCACGACCTCGGCATCGTCGCGGAAACGTGCGACAGCGTCGCCATCATGTACGCAGGGCATCTTGTGGAATACGCGGACATTCAGCATCTGTACGGCAATCCGCTGCACCCTTACACGCAGGGACTGTTCAACGCAGTCCCCGATCTGGAAAGCCCGATCGGCGAAAAGCTCGCCGTCATTCAGGGGCTTCCGCCCGATCCCACAAATCTGCCGTCCGGCTGCAGCTTCTCGCCTCGTTGTCCCTACGCTCAGGAAGAATGTCTCGAAAAACCCTGCGGCATGAGGGAAATCGAGCCGGGCCATTTCATCGACTGTTATTTCCCGCATCGATACGAGGGAGGTTCGCGCGCATGA
- a CDS encoding IS5 family transposase (programmed frameshift) codes for MEERRYELTSSEWNRIKRMLPPEHPKSGQRGRPAKYDNRRIINGILWLARSGAPWRDLPERYGKWQAVYARFRLWKQRGIFEAIFAALSADADMENLSIDSTSCKVHQSANGRGKTPEGGKKGQAIGMSRGGKNTKIHAIVDGLGNPLALLLSPGNDHDSRHAVSLLGQAEIRGSNVIGDKAYGSQAIREYITSREGSYTIPPKSDNPEPWFIDEHVYKERHLVECFFQKIKWFRRIFTRYDKLDASFFAFVLVAASVILLK; via the exons ATGGAAGAGAGAAGATATGAACTGACCTCCAGCGAGTGGAATCGAATCAAGAGAATGCTGCCGCCCGAACACCCGAAATCAGGTCAACGTGGACGCCCGGCAAAATACGATAACCGCAGGATCATCAATGGGATTCTGTGGCTTGCCAGAAGTGGAGCGCCATGGAGAGATCTTCCGGAGCGTTACGGCAAATGGCAGGCAGTTTACGCACGTTTCAGGCTGTGGAAACAGCGGGGAATATTCGAGGCGATCTTTGCCGCCCTAAGCGCTGATGCCGACATGGAAAATCTCTCTATCGACTCCACGTCCTGCAAAGTACATCAAAGTGCCAACGGGAGAGGGAAAACCCCGGAAGGGGGAAAAAAGGGG CAAGCGATTGGCATGTCCAGAGGCGGCAAGAATACGAAAATTCATGCGATAGTAGATGGTTTAGGCAATCCGCTGGCGCTCCTGCTCAGTCCCGGCAATGACCACGATTCCCGCCATGCCGTGTCCTTGCTCGGGCAAGCGGAAATCAGAGGGAGCAACGTCATCGGCGATAAGGCTTACGGTTCGCAAGCCATCAGAGAGTACATTACTTCTCGGGAGGGAAGTTACACTATCCCGCCGAAGAGCGATAATCCCGAACCGTGGTTTATAGATGAGCATGTTTACAAGGAACGACACTTGGTTGAATGTTTCTTTCAGAAAATCAAATGGTTCCGTAGAATTTTCACCCGCTATGACAAACTTGACGCTTCGTTTTTCGCTTTTGTTCTTGTCGCTGCCAGTGTTATTTTATTGAAATAA